One Caldalkalibacillus uzonensis DNA segment encodes these proteins:
- a CDS encoding HD domain-containing protein, translated as MVSHILTQKLDEEKVFKDPVHRYVHVYDKLIWDLINTSEFQRLRRIRQLGTSYVTFHGAEHSRFNHSLGVYEVMRRILEKFMTRPAWQEAMPGWSEEDRMLCLCAALLHDVGHGPFSHSFEKVFNTDHEEWTGKILLGETEINQVLKQVSDDFPHKVNEVIAKTYENKLVVSLISSQIDADRMDYLLRDAYYTGVNYGNFDLERILRVMRPHEEYAVIKYSGMHAVEDYIMSRYQMYWQVYFHPVTRSAEVILRKIFKRVKDLYDEGYDFNCQPHLLKGFLEEKMDLKDYLRLDESTILYYFQMWVEEGDSILADLCDRFINRRLFKYVEFNPSIHMRLYSELEQLFRQAGVNPDYYLEFESSSDLPYDYYRPGEEGERLPIHLLMPGGELRELSRASHIVQAVSGKAQTDHKIYFAQDLLEEREQAGCRDVVAKIRQALRDAEKSGAR; from the coding sequence ATGGTGAGCCACATTCTGACCCAAAAGCTGGATGAAGAAAAAGTGTTTAAAGATCCTGTCCATCGCTATGTCCATGTGTATGACAAACTGATCTGGGACCTGATCAACACCTCCGAGTTTCAGCGCTTGCGGCGCATCCGCCAATTGGGAACCAGCTATGTGACATTTCATGGCGCAGAACACAGCCGTTTTAATCATTCTCTGGGTGTGTACGAAGTAATGCGCCGTATTTTGGAAAAGTTTATGACCCGCCCTGCCTGGCAAGAGGCAATGCCGGGGTGGAGTGAAGAGGACCGCATGTTGTGTTTGTGTGCCGCTCTTTTGCATGATGTAGGCCATGGCCCTTTCTCCCATAGTTTCGAAAAAGTGTTTAACACCGATCATGAAGAATGGACAGGCAAGATTTTACTAGGGGAGACTGAAATCAATCAGGTCTTAAAACAGGTGTCGGACGACTTTCCCCACAAAGTGAATGAAGTGATTGCCAAAACGTATGAGAACAAATTGGTGGTCAGCCTCATCTCCAGTCAGATCGATGCCGACCGCATGGACTACCTGTTGAGGGATGCTTATTATACGGGGGTCAATTACGGCAACTTTGATTTGGAGCGTATTTTGCGGGTGATGCGCCCCCACGAGGAGTATGCGGTGATCAAATACAGCGGCATGCATGCCGTTGAAGATTACATCATGTCCAGGTACCAGATGTACTGGCAGGTTTATTTTCACCCGGTGACACGCAGCGCGGAAGTGATTTTGCGCAAAATTTTCAAACGAGTCAAAGATCTGTATGACGAGGGTTATGACTTTAACTGCCAACCTCATCTGCTGAAGGGGTTTTTAGAAGAAAAAATGGACCTAAAGGACTATTTAAGGCTGGATGAAAGCACAATCCTGTACTACTTTCAGATGTGGGTGGAAGAAGGGGATAGCATTCTGGCCGACTTGTGTGATAGATTTATAAATAGACGACTATTCAAGTACGTGGAATTTAATCCGTCCATCCATATGCGTCTGTATTCCGAGCTGGAGCAGCTCTTTAGACAGGCAGGCGTCAATCCCGATTATTATTTGGAATTTGAGTCTTCTTCCGACCTGCCCTATGATTACTACCGCCCCGGCGAAGAAGGGGAGCGCTTGCCTATCCATCTATTAATGCCTGGCGGGGAATTAAGGGAGCTGTCGCGGGCGTCTCATATTGTGCAGGCGGTTTCGGGCAAAGCGCAGACGGATCACAAGATTTATTTTGCCCAAGACCTGCTGGAAGAACGGGAGCAAGCGGGTTGCCGGGATGTGGTGGCCAAGATCAGACAAGCCCTGAGGGATGCGGAAAAGAGCGGAGCAAGATAA
- a CDS encoding YwgA family protein: MLKEHAKLMCLLQQAGEISGRKKLQKIVYISKKFKFDFGERFNFHFYGPYSEELSLKMEELHNLGFISEDKEHKSGYTQYTYRLSEKGEEFLRLYPTEIKGLEPFVRRLNQESSRFLELVSTLLYFDHLPQEELISKVQKVKSKQKYTDEEVHKALKFIDELRALCHV, from the coding sequence GTGTTAAAGGAACATGCCAAGCTAATGTGTTTGCTGCAGCAGGCCGGGGAGATCAGCGGCCGCAAAAAGCTGCAGAAAATCGTGTATATCTCCAAAAAGTTTAAGTTTGACTTTGGTGAACGGTTTAACTTCCACTTTTACGGTCCGTATTCCGAGGAGTTAAGTCTTAAAATGGAGGAGTTACATAACCTGGGGTTTATCAGTGAGGATAAGGAGCACAAAAGCGGTTATACCCAGTATACGTACCGGTTGAGCGAAAAGGGAGAGGAATTTTTGCGCCTGTATCCAACGGAGATCAAGGGGCTAGAGCCTTTTGTGCGCCGGCTGAATCAGGAGAGCTCGCGCTTCTTGGAACTGGTTTCCACTCTCCTCTACTTTGATCATCTGCCCCAAGAGGAATTGATCAGCAAGGTGCAGAAAGTGAAAAGCAAACAAAAGTACACCGATGAAGAGGTGCACAAGGCGCTCAAGTTTATTGATGAACTGCGTGCTCTCTGCCATGTATGA